The DNA region CCGAACCTTCATGATGGGACTGGGCGTCGGCATCGTCGCCGGAGCCGTGCTGCTCCAGCTTATGCTGATCGGCCAAGGGGCACAGATGACCAAAGCCTCATTGACCGGGGAGCTGACCAAGGAGGAGCTGCAGGCTGCGGCCGAAGCGATGGATATGCAGGTGCTGGATAAATCCGAAGAGCTTATGACCGCCGAGCAGTGGGAGCAAAAGCAGCTTAACGTGGAACCGTCCGGGGGCGGGGAGCAGCCCGAGGCCGGTGAACAAGACAAGCCATCGGAACCGGTCGATACCGGGACGGATAAGCCGGTGACGCCAAAGCAGCCGGAACAGCCGGATGAGCCGGAAGCCGCGAAGACCAAGGAAACACAGCAAACCGCAGCACCGCCGAAGCCGAAGACTCCGGCTAAAGCCCAAGCGCCGATATCCGTCAGCGTGCCAGCCGGCAACAATCTCAGCGATGTGGCGGACAGTCTGCTCGCTGCCGGGGTGATCAAGGACAGACAGGCATTCATCGATAAAGCAACCGACAAGAAGATTAACCGCTTTATCCAAAGCGGAACGTACACGTTCACCGCGGGCGAGGATTTCGGCTCGATCATTGCGAAAATAACGGCAAAACCGTCCAACTAGATTTCTGGTTGCGAACGGTTTTTTTTGAAACCGGACATCGCCCTGATGAGGGGAAAACGGGCCGTTTAGGACATGCACAAAAGACATTGCAACCTGCCTTCGGTTATGTTATAGTAATTGACGGTGTTAAAACACACGCCAGAGTGATTCCGTGAAGGGTGCTTCTGCGAAGAGCTGGAGTCTTGACGGGAAATGATCTTGGCGGAGGGACACACAAAAACCAAATTTAGGAGGTGCGTGAAGATGGCAGTAATCTCCATGAAGCAGCTTTTGGAAGCTGGCGTTCACTTCGGTCACCAGACTCGTCGCTGGAACCCGAAAATGGATAAATATATCTTCACTGAAAGAAACGGTATTTACATTATCGACCTGCAAAAAACGGTCAAGAAAGTTGAAGAAGCATTCAACTTTGTAAAAAGCATTGCGGCTGAGAACGGAACAATCCTGTTCGTCGGCACCAAGAAGCAAGCGCAAGATTCCGTGAAGGAAGAAGCAGAGCGTTGCGGTATGTACTACATCAACCAACGCTGGCTCGGCGGAACGCTGACAAACTTCGAAACGATCCAGAAGCGGATCAACCGCTTGAAGCAGCTCGAGTCTTGGGAAGAAGACGGCACGTTCCAAGTGCTGCCTAAGAAAGAAGTTATCCTTCTCCGCAAAGAGAAAGATCGTCTTGAGAAATTCCTGGGCGGCATCAAGAACATGAAGGGTCTTCCAAGCGCATTGTTCGTTATCGACCCTCGCAAAGAGCGCATCGCGGTTGCGGAAGCTCGCAAATTGGGTATCCCAATCGTAGGCATCGTGGATACGAACTGTGATCCGGATGAAATCGATTACGTAATCCCAGGTAACGATGACGCGATCCGTGCGGTTAAATTGCTGACTGGCAAAATGGCCGACGCTGTTGTTGAAGCTCACCAAGGCGAAGAAACAACCGCTTAATCGGGATTAAACGTATAAACCATGAATTAAATGAAAAGGGTGGTTGGTAGGTGGATAACCTCTCACCGCCCTTTTTTTAAGATGTCAGTACATAAGGGCCTGATATCTAAAGACGATTTTGCAAAAGATGAATACTTAGAAGGCGAAGCGGCCTATTGGTTGGAGCCCGCCTTTTCGGGCGAGTGAAGCCATGACCGGGACTACCGCTTCATCAATACCAATTTTGGAGGGAAATGAAATGGCAGTAACAGCTAGTGCGGTAAAAGAACTTCGCGAAAGAACAGGCGCAGGCATGCTGGATTGCAAAAAAGCGCTGGATGAAACAAACGGTGACATCGATAAAGCGATCGCGGTTCTTCGCGAAAAAGGTTTGGCGGCAGCTGCGAACAAAGCAGGCCGTATCGCAACGGAAGGCGTTGTAGAATCCTACATCCACGGCGGCGGACGCATCGGCGTTCTCGTTGAAATCAACTGCGAAACCGACTTCGTCGGCAAGACCGATCAATTCAAAGAGTTTGCCCGCGACATCGCGATGCACATCGCTGCAGCAAGCCCTAAATATGTTCGCCGCGAGGAAGTTCCTGCTGAGGAGCTTGAGAAAGAGAAGGAAATTCTGAAGAACCAAGCGCTGAACGAAGGCAAACCTGAGAAAATCGTTGAAAAAATGGTTGAAGGCCGCATCAACAAGTACTATG from Paenibacillus ihbetae includes:
- a CDS encoding endolytic transglycosylase MltG produces the protein MIRNRTFMMGLGVGIVAGAVLLQLMLIGQGAQMTKASLTGELTKEELQAAAEAMDMQVLDKSEELMTAEQWEQKQLNVEPSGGGEQPEAGEQDKPSEPVDTGTDKPVTPKQPEQPDEPEAAKTKETQQTAAPPKPKTPAKAQAPISVSVPAGNNLSDVADSLLAAGVIKDRQAFIDKATDKKINRFIQSGTYTFTAGEDFGSIIAKITAKPSN
- the rpsB gene encoding 30S ribosomal protein S2, with product MAVISMKQLLEAGVHFGHQTRRWNPKMDKYIFTERNGIYIIDLQKTVKKVEEAFNFVKSIAAENGTILFVGTKKQAQDSVKEEAERCGMYYINQRWLGGTLTNFETIQKRINRLKQLESWEEDGTFQVLPKKEVILLRKEKDRLEKFLGGIKNMKGLPSALFVIDPRKERIAVAEARKLGIPIVGIVDTNCDPDEIDYVIPGNDDAIRAVKLLTGKMADAVVEAHQGEETTA
- the tsf gene encoding translation elongation factor Ts, which translates into the protein MAVTASAVKELRERTGAGMLDCKKALDETNGDIDKAIAVLREKGLAAAANKAGRIATEGVVESYIHGGGRIGVLVEINCETDFVGKTDQFKEFARDIAMHIAAASPKYVRREEVPAEELEKEKEILKNQALNEGKPEKIVEKMVEGRINKYYEENCLMEQAFIKDPDKTINTLLNEKISTIGENISIRRFARFELGEGLEKKQENFAEEVMAQVNK